One segment of Theobroma cacao cultivar B97-61/B2 chromosome 9, Criollo_cocoa_genome_V2, whole genome shotgun sequence DNA contains the following:
- the LOC18588261 gene encoding methylthioribose-1-phosphate isomerase: MCHSRGAAARNENTVTAASSKGGAPFHSFHKPQKYLAFSKTQSMAPDSKSSDGLVVDNTLQSICYKCGSLQLLDQRKLPLQTVYLDIQDATDGWNAIRDMVVRGAPAIAIAAALSLAVEVANLKDFNGTCEDAASFLEMKLEYLVSSRPTAVNLSDAATKLRKIISKAATTATVPGNVFQAYIEAAEVMLEDDVASNKAIGSSGASFLQHQQKNSKRFSVLTHCNTGSLATAGYGTALGVIRALHAEGVLERAYCTETRPFNQGSRLTAFELVHEKIPATLIADSAAAALMKEGRVSAVIVGADRVAANGDTANKIGTYSLAICAMYHHIPFYVAAPLTSIDLSLSSGQEIIIEERSAKELLHTRGGLGEQVAASGISVWNPAFDVTPANLIAGIITEKGVITKNTDAFDIKNFIEKATGKSTV; this comes from the exons ATGTGTCACTCGCGTGGCGCAGCCGCAAGGAACGAAAACACAGTAACTGCAGCCAGCTCAAAAGGCGGAGCCCCATTCCATTCATTTCATAAACCTCAGAAATATCTTGCTTTCTCAAAAACCCAATCGATGGCGCCCGATTCTAAGTCGAGTGACGGGCTCGTAGTTGACAACACTCTCCAGTCTATCTGCTACAAATGCGGCTCGCTCCAGCTGCTCGACCAG AGAAAACTTCCTCTGCAAACTGTGTACTTAGATATTCAAGATGCAACAGATGGATG GAACGCAATTCGGGATATGGTGGTTCGAGGAGCGCCTGCTATTGCCATTGCGGCAGCGCTTTCCCTGGCGGTAGAAGTTGCCAACTTAAAGGACTTTAACGGGACATGTGAAGATGCTGCTTCTTTCCTTGAAATGAAATTGGAATATCTTGTCTCAAG TCGACCAACAGCGGTGAATCTTTCAGATGCTGCTACAAAActtagaaaaattatttcaaaggCTGCTACTACTGCTACAGTGCCCGGGAATGTTTTCCAG GCTTACATAGAAGCTGCTGAAGTTATGCTTGAGGATGATGTTGCTTCAAATAAAGCCATTGGGTCTTCTGGAGCAAGTTTTCTCCAGCACCAacagaaaaattcaaagagaTTTTCTGTTTTGACCCACTGCAACACTGGCAG TCTTGCAACAGCTGGATATGGTACTGCGCTTGGTGTAATCCGTGCACTTCATGCTGAAGGAGTGTTGGAAAGAGCATATTGCACAGAAACACGTCCATTCAATCAG GGATCCAGACTCACAGCTTTCGAGCTGGTGCATGAAAAGATACCTGCTACTCTAATAGCAGATTCTGCTGCAGCTGCTTTAATGAAAGAAGGCCGTGTGAGTGCTGTTATTGTTGGAGCAGATCGTGTGGCAGCAAATG GTGATACTGCTAATAAGATTGGAACCTATAGCCTTGCCATATGTGCAATGTATCATCACATTCCGTTTTATGTTGCTGCACCACTTACTTCCATTGATTTATCTCTCTCTTCTGGACAAGAAATTATCATCGAGGAAAGATCTGCAAAGGAGTTATTGCACACACGGGGAGGACTGGGAGAGCAAGTTGCTGCATCTGGGATCTCTGTCTGGAACCCAGCTTTTGATGTTACCCCTGCCAATCTAATAGCTGGTATCATAACAGAAAag GGTGTCATTACAAAGAATACTGATGCTTTTGACATTAAGAATTTCATAGAGAAGGCAACGGGCAAGTCTACTG